In Labilibaculum sp. DW002, one DNA window encodes the following:
- a CDS encoding Na+/H+ antiporter NhaC family protein gives MPKNHFSSLLFIVFIFLPLISFSSNNSNPTLQVVLPKIIIADIPTSIVIPIEGNTADFIEQDSIWLDVNNMQVLAVKGNKQFEFEYIFKTKENVAFKIENRSFSKVINPIPLWLSILPPLIAILMALFFKEVFSALFIGLFSGTLIIFSYQEASIFSAFFKAIFAISDTYILQSLADSGHISIILFSMLIGAMVNLITKNGGMQGVVNKLSKFANSRRSGQFVTWFLGILIFFDDYANTLVVGNTMRPVTDRLKVSREKLAYIVDSTAAPVASIAMITTWIGIELSYIQSATVQINIDESPYSIFLHSLPTRFYPFFTLFFILMLILLKKDFGPMLKAEKKCRQQLKIEEETNKPSAELQDIEIDKSIPTRWYNAGIPVFIVIFGTFAGLVYTGWDTTIWNDSNLAFSKKLSHIIGASDSYLALLWSSLSAVLAAVALSLGQRILTLSKAVEALVSGFKTMLTAILILVLAWALADITKDMHTADFISNTLIATNVSPYLLPSLTFILSALIAFSTGSSWGTMAILYPLILPASWALCHSAGMNNLESMDIFYITVSAILAGSVLGDHCSPISDTTILSSLASSCNHIEHVRTQLPYALTVGSIAIFAGLLPAAYGVSSWILIPLGFILLFLIVKFFGKKHEE, from the coding sequence ATGCCTAAAAACCACTTTTCCTCTCTACTTTTTATTGTATTTATTTTTCTGCCATTAATTAGTTTTTCATCCAACAATTCTAATCCTACTCTTCAAGTAGTACTCCCAAAAATTATTATTGCTGATATTCCCACTTCAATTGTTATTCCCATTGAAGGTAATACAGCAGATTTTATAGAGCAGGATAGCATTTGGCTTGATGTTAATAACATGCAAGTTTTGGCAGTAAAAGGCAATAAGCAATTTGAATTCGAATACATCTTTAAAACAAAAGAAAATGTAGCTTTCAAAATAGAGAATCGTTCTTTTTCAAAAGTTATTAATCCAATTCCACTATGGCTCTCCATACTTCCACCACTCATCGCCATTTTAATGGCACTCTTTTTTAAAGAAGTTTTTTCAGCCTTATTTATTGGCTTATTTTCAGGAACATTAATCATTTTCTCTTATCAAGAAGCATCAATATTCTCAGCTTTTTTTAAGGCTATTTTTGCGATATCCGACACGTATATTCTACAATCTCTTGCCGATTCTGGTCATATCTCAATCATCTTATTTTCGATGCTAATTGGTGCCATGGTTAATTTAATTACTAAAAATGGAGGAATGCAAGGTGTTGTAAATAAATTATCAAAATTTGCCAACAGCCGCAGATCAGGACAATTTGTAACTTGGTTTTTGGGGATTCTAATCTTTTTTGATGATTATGCTAACACTCTTGTGGTTGGAAATACCATGCGGCCTGTTACAGATCGATTAAAAGTTTCAAGAGAAAAATTAGCTTATATTGTTGATTCAACTGCAGCACCAGTTGCTTCTATTGCCATGATTACAACGTGGATTGGTATTGAATTGAGCTACATTCAATCGGCTACCGTGCAAATTAACATTGACGAAAGTCCATACAGCATTTTCTTGCATTCTTTACCAACTAGATTTTATCCTTTCTTTACGCTGTTTTTTATTTTAATGCTAATTCTTCTCAAGAAAGACTTTGGCCCGATGTTAAAAGCAGAGAAAAAATGCCGACAGCAATTAAAAATAGAGGAAGAGACAAATAAACCATCTGCAGAATTACAAGATATTGAAATTGACAAGAGCATTCCGACAAGGTGGTACAATGCAGGAATACCGGTTTTCATAGTAATCTTCGGAACTTTTGCAGGCTTGGTCTATACGGGCTGGGACACAACTATTTGGAATGATTCAAATCTCGCATTTAGCAAAAAACTATCACATATCATAGGTGCTTCAGATTCATACCTTGCTTTATTGTGGTCTTCTTTATCAGCCGTTTTAGCAGCAGTAGCTTTAAGTCTTGGACAAAGAATACTAACACTTAGCAAAGCAGTAGAAGCATTGGTTAGTGGCTTTAAAACCATGTTAACCGCAATTCTAATATTGGTATTGGCATGGGCACTTGCTGACATTACGAAAGATATGCACACAGCAGATTTTATTTCAAATACATTAATTGCAACTAATGTTTCTCCTTATCTGCTGCCATCCTTAACATTTATACTCTCCGCACTCATAGCTTTTTCTACGGGATCATCTTGGGGAACGATGGCAATTTTATATCCACTTATTCTTCCAGCTTCTTGGGCACTCTGTCACTCAGCAGGAATGAATAACCTCGAAAGTATGGATATTTTCTACATCACTGTTTCAGCTATCCTTGCAGGTTCTGTATTGGGCGATCATTGTTCTCCTATCTCGGACACAACAATACTAAGTTCTTTGGCAAGTTCGTGCAATCATATAGAACATGTTAGAACCCAATTGCCATATGCCTTAACCGTTGGAAGTATCGCCATTTTCGCAGGATTACTTCCTGCCGCCTATGGCGTATCATCGTGGATCTTAATTCCATTAGGTTTTATTCTACTATTCCTCATCGTGAAGTTCTTTGGAAAAAAACATGAAGAATAA